From Polynucleobacter sp. MWH-Braz-FAM2G, a single genomic window includes:
- a CDS encoding AlpA family transcriptional regulator — MNNSSQSSPITLMRIPQILEVMPVSKSKFWLMVQKGEFPKPTKIGRSSFWTIEQVQNYLRERTGQSCN; from the coding sequence ATGAATAATTCTTCACAAAGCTCACCAATCACCTTGATGAGAATTCCGCAAATTTTGGAGGTAATGCCTGTTTCTAAATCCAAGTTTTGGTTAATGGTTCAGAAAGGTGAATTTCCCAAACCAACCAAGATTGGTAGGTCATCGTTCTGGACGATTGAGCAGGTACAGAACTACCTTCGAGAAAGAACGGGCCAATCCTGCAATTGA
- a CDS encoding YdaU family protein, with product MNYYEHHIGDYAEATAHLTFTEDATYSRLIRKYYATEKPLPVDVKLVQRLINARTKEEKNAVVSVLNEFFNLRDDGWRQERCDHEIARFKDKQLKARRSAEGRWQSPSTDESAPENSHNKVCVRNANAMPTHCSPVTKHQSPDTNLHTPDKQNNGANTKTSQSKTLDLSQITQLFVQEGVNISAEDGRAQEIVKLHVSEKEFREAVSQAKDTRKRASSNTPINAGFVLAILKGMHRKASTTDPSEVVWWKTNQGIDAKARELNMKAQGSECYDSFKTRIFAELRRREHQDVCPSKEVPHAG from the coding sequence ATGAACTACTACGAGCATCACATAGGCGATTATGCGGAAGCTACGGCGCATCTCACATTCACTGAGGATGCCACTTATAGTCGTTTAATTAGAAAGTATTACGCGACCGAGAAACCGCTGCCCGTCGATGTAAAGCTAGTTCAAAGATTGATTAATGCTAGAACAAAAGAAGAAAAAAATGCCGTGGTCTCGGTCCTCAATGAATTTTTTAATCTAAGGGATGACGGGTGGCGACAAGAGCGCTGTGACCATGAAATAGCTCGTTTTAAGGACAAGCAACTCAAAGCCAGGCGGAGCGCGGAAGGCAGGTGGCAATCACCATCGACCGATGAGTCGGCACCTGAAAACTCGCACAACAAGGTATGCGTTCGCAATGCGAACGCAATGCCAACGCATTGCTCACCAGTCACCAAACACCAGTCACCAGACACCAATCTCCATACACCAGACAAACAAAACAATGGGGCAAATACGAAAACTTCTCAAAGCAAAACTCTGGATCTAAGTCAGATTACTCAGCTATTTGTTCAAGAGGGCGTCAACATTTCTGCAGAAGACGGGCGCGCTCAAGAGATAGTCAAACTTCATGTTTCAGAAAAGGAGTTTAGAGAGGCGGTTAGCCAGGCAAAAGATACGCGCAAGAGAGCATCAAGCAATACCCCGATAAATGCGGGATTTGTATTGGCAATACTCAAGGGCATGCATAGGAAGGCGTCGACTACCGATCCATCGGAGGTTGTTTGGTGGAAAACCAACCAAGGCATAGATGCCAAAGCGCGCGAACTCAATATGAAAGCTCAGGGCTCTGAATGCTATGACTCCTTTAAAACCAGAATCTTTGCCGAGTTACGAAGGCGCGAGCATCAAGACGTATGTCCTTCAAAGGAGGTGCCTCATGCAGGCTAA